One Fibrobacter sp. UWB16 DNA window includes the following coding sequences:
- a CDS encoding TM2 domain-containing protein: MYCPKCGCWNPDEGKYCRGCGIKLLFTFAGNTPDSESSSKSYFPSENNFMDIEHVSPKSRAVAFLFAIFFGYLGVHNFYLGHTERGVAQVAAQVVIPIVGILTLGIGFLLYIPLAIWIFIEVILILCGVAKDEHGEVVSNW, translated from the coding sequence ATGTATTGTCCTAAATGTGGATGTTGGAATCCTGATGAAGGAAAGTATTGTAGGGGTTGTGGTATTAAATTGTTGTTTACTTTTGCTGGTAACACACCTGATTCAGAATCATCTTCGAAATCGTATTTCCCTAGTGAAAATAATTTCATGGATATTGAACATGTCTCTCCGAAAAGCCGGGCTGTAGCATTCTTGTTTGCTATATTTTTTGGCTATTTGGGCGTTCATAATTTTTATTTAGGTCATACAGAAAGGGGGGTGGCTCAAGTTGCTGCTCAGGTAGTTATCCCAATTGTAGGAATCCTGACATTAGGAATAGGTTTTCTTTTGTACATTCCTTTAGCTATATGGATTTTTATTGAAGTTATTCTCATATTGTGTGGCGTTGCCAAAGATGAACATGGTGAGGTTGTCTCTAATTGGTAA
- a CDS encoding FISUMP domain-containing protein has protein sequence MLDEVWRSLCAVAILTVSVVTHNYAAEFKDYRDGRVYRGIPSGSLNWFKQSLKYSKTSYFTDENGIPFYRSDSWKASCPEGTQLPDETDWDELIEEKFSGPDKIQNMNDFVGHSSLGFYKFEFDEVVNARKGYAYFAVRGPANHAIRFETKHGTTKYVDIEEADAIQIRCVFARDQFAEKNISPKDMIFTDKRDNKKYKVGVRGGKIWMMKNLAFSVTSEKQCYVDDKSYCEKFGRYYTYDDATKACPPGWHLPDDGEWRDFQKDRATLDWDNLGQGGCQDWDNFCDGFNSGHYWSKSSVQPNTARSWEFNRADKDIERTDASVYKGLYVRCVAD, from the coding sequence ATGTTGGATGAGGTGTGGCGTTCGTTGTGCGCCGTAGCGATTTTGACCGTGTCTGTGGTCACCCATAATTACGCAGCAGAGTTTAAGGATTATAGAGATGGACGCGTTTATCGTGGAATTCCGTCGGGATCGTTAAACTGGTTCAAACAAAGTCTCAAGTACAGCAAGACCTCATACTTTACTGACGAAAATGGAATTCCTTTTTATCGTAGCGATAGCTGGAAAGCCTCATGCCCAGAGGGAACGCAGCTCCCGGATGAAACGGATTGGGACGAACTGATTGAAGAAAAATTCTCAGGCCCAGATAAAATCCAGAACATGAATGATTTTGTGGGACATTCGTCGCTTGGTTTTTACAAGTTTGAATTTGACGAAGTGGTGAATGCAAGAAAAGGTTATGCCTATTTTGCTGTCCGTGGCCCGGCCAATCACGCGATAAGGTTTGAAACCAAGCATGGAACCACAAAGTATGTGGATATTGAAGAAGCTGATGCCATCCAGATCCGTTGCGTTTTTGCTCGTGACCAGTTTGCCGAAAAAAATATCTCCCCGAAGGATATGATTTTTACGGATAAACGCGATAATAAAAAGTACAAGGTCGGCGTCCGTGGCGGTAAAATTTGGATGATGAAAAATCTCGCATTCAGCGTGACGTCCGAGAAACAGTGCTATGTAGATGATAAATCCTACTGCGAAAAATTTGGACGCTATTACACCTATGATGATGCAACTAAAGCATGTCCTCCAGGTTGGCACTTGCCAGATGACGGCGAATGGCGTGATTTCCAGAAAGACCGCGCCACGCTGGATTGGGACAATTTAGGTCAGGGCGGTTGCCAGGATTGGGACAACTTCTGCGATGGCTTTAATTCTGGGCATTATTGGTCCAAGTCTTCTGTCCAGCCTAATACCGCCCGCTCATGGGAATTCAATCGCGCCGACAAGGATATAGAACGCACAGACGCCAGTGTTTACAAGGGCCTGTACGTTCGCTGTGTCGCAGATTGA
- the ilvC gene encoding ketol-acid reductoisomerase has translation MNYFNSIPMRRQLEEIGHCRFMEHSEFSRGVEALKGKKIVFVGCGAQGLHQGLDLRDSGLDVSYTLRKEAIEQKRQSWKNATENGFKVGTYEEMIPDADLVCNLTPDKQHHNVIPAIMKLMKKGAALSYSHGFNIVEEGQEIRKDITVIMVAPKGPGSEVRSEYLRGFGMPCLIAVHPENDPEGKGWDYAKAYAAGLHADRPGVLESSFVAEVKSDLMGEQTILCGMLQTGTILCYDKMVKEFGIDKAYAVKLLQYGWETISEALKHGGITNMMDRLSNPAKIRATELAEKMKKIMKPLYQEHQDNIISGKFSSTMMVDWEAGDKDLLKWRGETGELEFEKVAATDKQITEQEYFDRGVLMTAMIKAGVELAFETMCSVGIKPMSAYYESLHETPLIANLIARKKLFEMNRVISDTAEYGCYLFANKCVPLLADFMKNEVKKGDIGDIFNEGNTNAVDNEELIKVNKNIRQHPVEEVGAWLRERMSGMTRVV, from the coding sequence ATGAATTATTTCAACTCAATCCCTATGCGTCGCCAACTCGAAGAAATTGGCCACTGCCGTTTCATGGAACATTCTGAATTCAGCCGTGGTGTTGAAGCCCTCAAGGGAAAGAAGATTGTGTTCGTCGGTTGCGGTGCTCAGGGTCTCCATCAGGGTCTCGACCTTCGCGATAGCGGTTTGGATGTTTCCTACACGCTCCGCAAGGAAGCCATCGAACAGAAGCGCCAGTCCTGGAAGAACGCTACTGAAAACGGCTTCAAGGTCGGTACTTATGAAGAAATGATTCCGGATGCAGACCTCGTTTGCAACCTCACACCGGATAAGCAGCACCACAACGTGATCCCGGCTATCATGAAGCTCATGAAGAAGGGCGCAGCTCTCTCTTACAGCCATGGCTTCAACATCGTCGAAGAAGGCCAGGAAATCCGCAAGGACATCACTGTGATCATGGTCGCTCCGAAGGGACCGGGTTCCGAAGTTCGTTCTGAATACCTCCGTGGTTTCGGCATGCCGTGCCTTATCGCTGTCCACCCGGAAAACGACCCTGAAGGCAAGGGCTGGGACTATGCCAAGGCTTACGCCGCTGGTCTCCACGCTGACCGTCCGGGCGTTCTCGAAAGCTCTTTCGTCGCCGAAGTGAAGTCTGACCTCATGGGCGAACAGACCATCCTTTGCGGTATGCTCCAGACCGGTACGATCCTTTGCTACGACAAGATGGTGAAGGAATTCGGTATCGACAAGGCTTACGCTGTGAAGCTCCTCCAGTACGGCTGGGAAACGATTTCCGAAGCTCTCAAGCATGGTGGCATCACGAACATGATGGACCGTCTCTCCAACCCGGCTAAGATCCGCGCAACGGAACTTGCTGAAAAGATGAAGAAGATCATGAAGCCGCTCTACCAGGAACATCAGGACAACATCATCTCTGGCAAGTTCTCCAGCACGATGATGGTCGACTGGGAAGCTGGCGACAAGGACCTCCTCAAGTGGCGTGGCGAAACTGGCGAACTCGAATTCGAAAAGGTTGCCGCAACTGACAAGCAGATCACCGAACAGGAATACTTTGACCGTGGCGTTCTCATGACCGCTATGATCAAGGCCGGTGTGGAACTCGCATTCGAAACCATGTGCTCTGTGGGCATCAAGCCGATGAGCGCTTACTACGAATCCCTCCACGAAACTCCGCTCATTGCAAACCTCATCGCTCGTAAGAAGCTGTTCGAAATGAACCGCGTCATCAGCGATACTGCAGAATACGGCTGCTACCTGTTTGCTAACAAGTGCGTTCCTCTCCTCGCAGACTTCATGAAGAACGAAGTCAAGAAGGGCGACATTGGCGATATCTTCAACGAAGGCAATACCAACGCTGTCGACAACGAAGAACTCATCAAGGTGAACAAGAACATCCGTCAGCATCCGGTGGAAGAAGTCGGTGCTTGGCTCCGCGAACGCATGAGCGGCATGACCCGCGTCGTCTAA
- a CDS encoding phosphatase PAP2 family protein: protein MLFAVLCSATLALGAPDASRNMPGAEVPRHYEVSVRLDVPLSLGIVLTSVLGVYQYYGMSKISSSDLKPKSELLPWDRPFAGLYSGWATTVSHYSGALAVAPLALAGYSWYKGDADGHDFGAFSLMFVEAFALQNALNQLVRSTQLWPRPYIYAERGEGRKKAESARGEAYGSFYSGHASAAFTVAVFTGEWFSEIYPNSKYKSLVWASSLTLAGAVGVLRVVAGKHYPTDVVVGALVGTGVSFGVLKLHEICKKNISFWAIPGNIGAIFYF from the coding sequence GTGCTTTTTGCGGTGTTGTGTTCGGCAACGCTTGCCTTGGGTGCGCCCGATGCTTCCCGGAACATGCCCGGCGCGGAAGTTCCTCGCCATTACGAGGTCTCAGTCCGCTTGGATGTCCCGCTTTCGCTAGGGATTGTCTTGACATCGGTTCTTGGAGTTTATCAGTACTACGGGATGTCGAAAATTTCATCGAGCGACTTGAAGCCGAAATCAGAACTGTTACCGTGGGACCGCCCGTTTGCGGGGCTTTACAGCGGATGGGCAACGACTGTGAGCCATTATTCGGGGGCTTTGGCTGTCGCTCCATTGGCGTTGGCGGGGTACTCCTGGTACAAGGGCGATGCCGATGGTCATGACTTTGGTGCCTTTTCGCTCATGTTTGTGGAAGCGTTTGCCTTGCAGAACGCCTTGAACCAGCTGGTGCGTTCAACGCAGTTGTGGCCGCGCCCTTACATTTATGCGGAACGGGGCGAAGGTCGCAAAAAGGCGGAGTCCGCGCGAGGCGAGGCTTATGGTTCGTTTTATTCGGGACATGCCTCGGCTGCGTTTACGGTAGCCGTGTTTACAGGGGAGTGGTTCTCTGAAATTTATCCGAACTCCAAGTACAAAAGTCTCGTATGGGCGTCATCGTTGACGCTTGCCGGGGCTGTCGGGGTCTTGCGCGTTGTCGCTGGCAAACATTATCCTACTGATGTAGTAGTTGGGGCGCTTGTGGGAACAGGCGTAAGCTTTGGAGTGCTTAAATTGCATGAAATTTGTAAAAAGAATATTTCTTTTTGGGCAATTCCGGGCAATATTGGCGCAATTTTTTACTTTTGA
- the hisB gene encoding imidazoleglycerol-phosphate dehydratase HisB, which yields MRSSKISRKTSETDIQLFLNLDDCSRGQISSGSGFLDHMLNLFQVHGGFHLDLTCKGDTEVDMHHSMEDIAIVLGQALVECLGDKKGIERYGFYFVPMDEALSRVCIDFSNRIGFVWNVKLPAATAGGIEASMFEHFFKSLCENARMNLHVELFYGNDNHHCLESIFKAFARAVAMAVAPSRNVKGVPSSKGVL from the coding sequence ATGCGTTCTTCTAAGATTTCTCGTAAGACGAGTGAAACCGACATTCAACTTTTCTTGAATCTGGACGATTGCTCCAGAGGTCAGATTAGCTCGGGCTCGGGCTTCTTGGATCACATGCTGAATTTGTTCCAAGTGCATGGCGGATTCCATCTCGATTTGACCTGCAAGGGCGATACCGAAGTCGATATGCACCATAGCATGGAAGACATCGCCATCGTGCTTGGCCAGGCTCTCGTTGAATGCCTCGGCGACAAGAAGGGCATCGAACGTTATGGCTTTTACTTTGTCCCGATGGACGAAGCCTTGAGCCGCGTGTGCATCGACTTTAGCAATCGCATCGGCTTTGTCTGGAATGTGAAGCTCCCTGCTGCAACCGCAGGCGGAATCGAAGCTAGCATGTTCGAACACTTCTTCAAGAGCCTCTGCGAAAACGCACGCATGAACTTGCACGTGGAACTCTTCTACGGCAATGACAACCATCACTGCCTAGAATCCATCTTCAAGGCTTTCGCCCGCGCCGTCGCCATGGCTGTCGCACCCTCCCGCAACGTGAAGGGCGTCCCCAGCAGCAAAGGCGTGCTGTAA
- a CDS encoding KamA family radical SAM protein gives MDNSVKTFTHISEFLDYLGNDFTGLTSEMRANLDQEPTFAFNCSKHYADLIKNSAEPVKLLREVLPSKDELKEAPGFVDDPVGDLPAGKSECILQKYENRALIVSTSACGVRCRFCFRRNYPFQDTQNIASEVSNWLDVHTSIWEVILSGGDPLTLGPGPFRDLVEAIAFHPSVTTLRIHTRLPIMRPDLVMQHFELLRELPARFNCVLVVHVNHPDELDEESAAVFAQLKFSGWTLLNQSVLLKGVNDDAETLERLSRRLFEQGVLPYYLHQLDHAKGVAHFEVSDERARELIAQIRTKLPGYQVPKLVREIAGEKSKTPV, from the coding sequence ATGGACAATTCTGTTAAAACATTCACGCATATTTCTGAATTTTTAGACTATTTGGGCAATGATTTTACCGGTTTGACAAGCGAAATGCGCGCAAACCTCGACCAAGAGCCCACATTCGCATTCAACTGTTCCAAGCACTACGCCGACCTCATCAAGAATTCGGCCGAGCCCGTCAAACTGCTACGCGAGGTTCTACCGAGCAAGGACGAGCTCAAGGAAGCCCCCGGCTTTGTCGATGACCCCGTCGGGGACCTCCCCGCCGGCAAGTCCGAATGCATCTTGCAAAAGTACGAGAACCGCGCCCTCATCGTTTCGACTTCTGCCTGCGGTGTGCGCTGCAGGTTCTGCTTCAGACGCAACTACCCCTTCCAGGACACACAGAATATCGCGAGTGAAGTTTCGAACTGGCTGGATGTCCATACGAGCATTTGGGAAGTGATACTCTCGGGTGGAGACCCGCTCACGCTTGGCCCGGGACCGTTCCGCGACCTCGTGGAAGCAATCGCATTCCACCCGTCTGTGACGACGCTCCGCATCCACACGCGACTCCCGATCATGCGACCGGACCTCGTGATGCAGCATTTTGAACTTTTGCGAGAACTCCCCGCACGTTTCAACTGCGTGCTCGTGGTACACGTGAACCACCCTGATGAACTCGACGAAGAATCAGCCGCCGTTTTCGCACAACTTAAATTCAGCGGTTGGACACTCTTGAACCAAAGCGTTCTTTTGAAAGGCGTGAACGATGACGCCGAAACACTTGAACGCTTGAGCCGCAGGCTGTTCGAGCAAGGTGTACTCCCCTACTACCTGCACCAACTCGACCACGCGAAAGGCGTTGCCCATTTTGAAGTCAGCGACGAACGCGCCCGAGAACTCATCGCACAAATCCGCACCAAGCTCCCCGGCTATCAAGTGCCCAAGCTCGTGCGAGAAATCGCCGGAGAAAAGAGCAAAACGCCGGTGTAG
- a CDS encoding tetratricopeptide repeat protein, translating into MNKKLSFIALALMVGMSQVWAVDPRIEQGARFEAKGQYDKALGEYRAMLAENKKNTEAYMAAGKVRMKMKDYKGAVANFRLAYGYDPSLTEAYEGAAKAYEAMGQQAKADAERAKMKGGKAAAKTETAKAEPAKTAQPAQTSPAAKAEPAKTAAPAKVETPKAAQPAPATAAASEDPFEKGKALLAEGRYAEAAPLWRVVLSKKPGDAGAYFYAGLTRYEMGEYDKAEFNLKKGLSYKERGNDANYYLAKINQKSKRTEQEKKYLSAYLKKAAPDAKFRKAAEDRLAEINAVASAAAEEKAMQEAEAKALKDAKKSGNDKSKSADVAPQREDVAPTASNSIANANALYADGYHEAALQMYKALLENEITPDERYFAMLQMGNIYREMRDFHSAVTRYRDVVREFPDSDWATEAERALEDAVWLEKHASELPRNKR; encoded by the coding sequence ATGAACAAGAAATTGTCTTTTATTGCGCTTGCATTGATGGTTGGAATGTCTCAAGTTTGGGCTGTGGACCCCCGTATTGAACAGGGTGCCCGTTTTGAGGCCAAGGGTCAGTATGATAAGGCTCTTGGGGAATACCGAGCCATGTTGGCTGAAAATAAGAAGAATACTGAAGCTTATATGGCGGCAGGCAAGGTTCGCATGAAGATGAAGGACTATAAGGGGGCTGTGGCAAACTTCCGCCTCGCTTATGGTTATGATCCGAGTTTGACGGAAGCGTACGAAGGCGCTGCCAAGGCTTACGAAGCTATGGGCCAGCAGGCTAAGGCCGATGCTGAACGCGCTAAGATGAAGGGTGGCAAGGCTGCTGCAAAGACCGAAACGGCAAAGGCTGAACCTGCAAAGACTGCACAGCCCGCACAAACATCTCCTGCTGCAAAGGCTGAGCCGGCAAAGACCGCTGCCCCTGCAAAGGTCGAAACGCCGAAGGCTGCACAACCGGCGCCTGCAACGGCTGCCGCTTCCGAAGATCCGTTTGAAAAGGGCAAGGCTTTGCTTGCCGAAGGCCGCTATGCTGAAGCTGCTCCGCTTTGGAGAGTTGTTCTTTCGAAGAAGCCTGGCGATGCCGGTGCGTACTTCTATGCGGGCTTAACCCGTTATGAGATGGGAGAATACGACAAGGCCGAGTTCAATTTGAAGAAGGGGCTTTCGTACAAGGAACGCGGTAACGACGCAAATTACTATCTGGCAAAGATCAACCAGAAGAGCAAGCGTACCGAACAAGAAAAGAAGTATCTCTCGGCATACTTGAAGAAGGCTGCTCCGGATGCCAAGTTCCGCAAGGCTGCTGAAGACCGTTTGGCCGAAATCAACGCTGTCGCCAGTGCCGCTGCCGAAGAAAAGGCTATGCAAGAAGCCGAAGCCAAGGCTTTGAAGGATGCCAAGAAGAGCGGGAACGACAAGTCGAAGTCTGCTGATGTCGCTCCGCAGAGGGAAGACGTTGCTCCGACGGCTTCGAATTCCATTGCCAACGCCAATGCGCTCTATGCGGACGGCTATCACGAAGCCGCTCTCCAGATGTACAAGGCTTTGCTCGAAAATGAAATCACGCCGGACGAACGCTACTTTGCGATGCTCCAGATGGGCAACATCTACCGCGAAATGCGCGACTTCCACAGTGCTGTAACGCGCTACCGTGATGTTGTTCGTGAATTCCCGGATTCTGACTGGGCAACCGAAGCTGAACGCGCTCTCGAAGATGCAGTGTGGCTTGAAAAGCACGCGAGCGAACTTCCGCGTAACAAACGCTAA
- a CDS encoding metalloregulator ArsR/SmtB family transcription factor produces MTNSNLNQNREPIIPNMELFGAISDEMRLKILLLLDQSEFTVNEIKDILDIHQSNASRHLAKLSQCGLVKDRRDGIKAYYRLSEELYMSSRLLQIIREAYDELQDKDILKCRAAQALEERTDKTKGQIHKLDQAGGSLKAQISLFSKLMVPFENAVDIGCGEGGDLSLMLASRCKNVTALDYDPKIISGFQQILRQKGIENVTPKVADMTQTGLPSNYADLVLMSQVLHHATDPRLALKEATRILKPGGMLALLDLAQHKEESFRTTHGHIWLGFERSQLEFFVKELNCKVVESEIIPSENEVDKKLPVICMIITKE; encoded by the coding sequence GTGACAAATTCGAATTTAAACCAGAACCGAGAACCAATCATCCCGAACATGGAACTTTTTGGAGCCATTTCCGACGAAATGCGCCTCAAGATACTGCTCCTACTGGACCAGTCCGAATTTACAGTCAACGAAATCAAGGACATTCTGGATATCCACCAGAGTAACGCAAGCCGCCACTTGGCAAAGCTTTCGCAATGCGGGCTCGTGAAAGACCGACGCGATGGAATCAAGGCCTATTACCGTCTGAGCGAAGAACTTTACATGAGCAGCCGTCTGTTGCAGATTATCCGCGAAGCCTACGATGAACTGCAGGACAAGGACATTCTCAAGTGCCGCGCCGCACAAGCGCTCGAAGAACGCACCGACAAGACCAAGGGACAAATCCATAAGCTCGACCAGGCCGGCGGAAGCCTCAAGGCACAAATCAGCCTGTTCAGCAAGCTCATGGTGCCGTTCGAAAACGCCGTGGACATTGGGTGCGGCGAAGGCGGCGACCTCTCGCTCATGCTCGCAAGCCGTTGCAAAAACGTGACCGCACTCGACTACGATCCAAAAATCATTAGCGGTTTCCAGCAGATTTTGCGCCAGAAAGGCATCGAAAACGTGACGCCGAAAGTCGCCGACATGACCCAGACGGGCCTTCCCTCTAACTACGCAGACCTCGTCTTGATGAGCCAAGTACTCCACCATGCAACAGACCCGCGCCTCGCCCTCAAGGAAGCAACCCGCATCTTGAAACCGGGTGGAATGCTTGCGCTTTTGGACCTCGCCCAGCACAAGGAAGAATCGTTCCGCACGACCCACGGCCACATTTGGCTTGGTTTTGAACGCAGCCAGCTCGAATTCTTTGTGAAGGAGCTCAACTGCAAGGTCGTCGAAAGCGAAATCATCCCAAGTGAAAACGAGGTCGATAAAAAGCTCCCCGTCATTTGCATGATTATCACGAAAGAGTAA
- a CDS encoding potassium channel family protein: MENLIDKYKKYTRKQCLKIFNDIVDKKAEDSQFKLMTFLDLYNIKKSSSEGVVLANAIVREKTLPSFRVKKKIVLQNCVIIGNLQFYDAKEIVIQNCFVFGALDVWADLCLLSIEETMIDSIVLRFGKYHVFGNCVSMGTLSSEAANVTLGNLMCCCIRSFLMGSSEVILESKFCTKFEVKNSLSGKWVGEWKNFPISLSKIPFSKIDLKDYPKGEVGEKKEKVDNVFDFFEKNKLCVTVDHYADLIYYKNKQGLSGLHKVCYILCGGMIRPRVIFSMLLFVILGFALIYCFGLENPFGDLCVDDCENVICAKKKILELLYLGTMDVSLLDFFDECGKAICVGNNFLKSLYFSVITITTVGYGDITPVGWARLFACLEGIFGVLSGGAFLLAFTRKYLNRYDK; this comes from the coding sequence ATGGAAAATTTAATAGACAAATATAAAAAATACACTAGAAAGCAATGCTTGAAAATTTTTAATGATATTGTTGATAAAAAAGCTGAAGATAGTCAATTTAAGTTAATGACTTTTCTTGATTTATATAACATTAAGAAAAGCTCAAGTGAAGGTGTTGTGTTGGCTAATGCTATAGTTCGAGAAAAAACTTTGCCTAGTTTTCGTGTCAAAAAGAAAATTGTATTACAAAATTGTGTAATTATAGGGAATCTTCAATTCTATGATGCAAAAGAAATAGTAATTCAAAATTGCTTTGTTTTTGGAGCGTTGGATGTTTGGGCTGATTTGTGTCTTTTGTCTATTGAAGAAACGATGATTGATTCAATTGTTTTGCGTTTTGGAAAATATCATGTGTTTGGAAACTGTGTTTCTATGGGAACTTTATCGAGTGAAGCTGCTAATGTAACTTTGGGTAATCTGATGTGTTGCTGTATCCGTTCATTTTTGATGGGTTCATCCGAAGTGATATTGGAGTCTAAGTTTTGTACTAAATTTGAAGTGAAAAATTCGCTTTCTGGGAAATGGGTGGGTGAATGGAAAAATTTTCCCATATCTCTTTCGAAAATTCCATTTAGCAAGATTGATTTAAAAGATTACCCTAAAGGTGAAGTTGGTGAAAAAAAAGAAAAAGTTGATAATGTTTTTGATTTTTTTGAAAAAAACAAATTATGTGTTACCGTAGATCATTATGCGGATTTGATTTATTATAAGAATAAGCAAGGTTTGTCTGGATTACATAAAGTATGTTACATATTATGTGGAGGAATGATTAGACCTCGGGTTATTTTTTCCATGCTTTTGTTTGTTATATTGGGGTTTGCGTTAATTTATTGCTTTGGACTAGAAAATCCTTTTGGCGATTTGTGCGTTGATGATTGTGAAAATGTGATTTGTGCGAAAAAGAAAATTTTGGAACTGTTGTATTTGGGTACAATGGATGTTTCTTTGTTGGATTTTTTTGATGAATGTGGCAAAGCGATTTGTGTGGGAAATAATTTCTTAAAATCGTTATATTTTTCAGTGATTACTATAACTACTGTTGGTTACGGCGATATAACCCCTGTAGGTTGGGCTCGCTTATTTGCATGTCTAGAAGGTATATTCGGTGTCTTATCTGGAGGTGCTTTTTTGCTTGCTTTTACAAGAAAATATCTTAATCGTTATGATAAATAA
- a CDS encoding helix-turn-helix transcriptional regulator, translated as MIQLEEKNPNERLGDFLARVRESQGLTIDDLSERTKISVKMLHFIESSDWKSLPVEAYVRSYLNSVSSKLGLDAKAVLKMYTEEVGSSYEIREAEPIKNIAPMTEDEKKPRSKAVPIAIVVILALLIVGLHFVNREKAASDASANPPAAVAAEESAEVNQDMPEGAEAVPVDSVKNEKVTQAEVDKAVKKAENLPASATIFISSTSKKDTTVTGPVSDNGRTRIELVGSGEMRSWVGIKRDEDDDDFVKEANIATVDNKLVYTASGTLYIVIGEPRAIGKMYLNGVETPVPVPKFGRVARFSVYDGRVLK; from the coding sequence ATGATTCAGTTGGAAGAGAAAAATCCAAACGAACGCCTTGGTGACTTTTTGGCCCGCGTTCGTGAATCTCAAGGACTTACTATTGATGATCTTTCCGAGCGCACGAAAATCTCGGTAAAGATGCTCCATTTTATTGAATCGAGCGATTGGAAGTCTTTGCCGGTAGAAGCTTATGTCCGTAGCTATTTGAATTCTGTGAGTTCGAAGCTCGGCTTGGATGCAAAGGCCGTCCTTAAAATGTACACCGAAGAAGTGGGCTCTAGCTACGAAATCCGTGAAGCTGAACCCATCAAGAATATCGCTCCGATGACTGAAGACGAAAAGAAGCCGCGCAGCAAGGCCGTGCCTATAGCTATCGTGGTTATTTTGGCTCTTCTCATTGTCGGACTCCATTTTGTGAACCGTGAAAAGGCTGCTTCTGACGCTAGCGCCAATCCTCCTGCGGCGGTTGCTGCTGAAGAATCCGCAGAAGTCAATCAGGATATGCCTGAAGGAGCTGAAGCAGTTCCTGTTGATTCCGTCAAGAACGAAAAGGTGACTCAGGCCGAAGTCGACAAGGCTGTGAAAAAGGCCGAAAACCTCCCGGCATCTGCAACGATCTTTATCTCATCGACCTCCAAGAAAGATACGACGGTGACGGGCCCGGTTTCGGATAACGGCCGCACTCGCATTGAACTCGTTGGTTCTGGCGAAATGCGTTCTTGGGTCGGCATCAAGCGTGATGAAGACGATGATGATTTTGTGAAAGAAGCGAACATCGCAACGGTTGACAACAAGCTTGTCTATACCGCAAGCGGTACGCTCTACATTGTGATTGGTGAACCGCGTGCCATTGGCAAGATGTACTTGAACGGCGTGGAAACTCCGGTGCCTGTGCCGAAGTTTGGCCGCGTGGCTCGCTTTAGCGTTTATGACGGTCGTGTCCTTAAATAA
- the efp gene encoding elongation factor P, with product MGTVSTNEFRKKLKIMVDGQPYEIIENQFVKPGKGQAFNRVRIKNLVTGRTLERTWKSGDTVEEADVTYTEMTYLYNDGSTWYFLNSETQETEEISKEALNGCEVWLLDGATVEVTWWKDPKTMATLPIEVIPPTFVDLMIVDAPPAVQGNTSGNVMREATLETGAKVMIPLFIENNTKIRVDTRDGSYLERAK from the coding sequence ATGGGTACTGTAAGCACCAACGAATTCCGTAAAAAATTGAAAATCATGGTTGATGGTCAGCCGTATGAAATCATCGAAAACCAGTTTGTGAAGCCGGGTAAGGGTCAGGCTTTTAACCGCGTTCGTATCAAGAACTTGGTGACTGGCCGTACTCTCGAACGCACCTGGAAGAGCGGTGATACGGTGGAAGAAGCTGATGTGACCTACACCGAAATGACCTACCTCTACAACGACGGTTCTACTTGGTACTTCCTCAACAGCGAAACTCAGGAAACTGAAGAAATCTCCAAGGAAGCTCTCAATGGCTGCGAAGTTTGGCTCCTCGATGGCGCTACTGTCGAAGTCACTTGGTGGAAGGACCCGAAGACGATGGCTACACTTCCGATCGAAGTTATCCCGCCGACCTTCGTTGACTTGATGATCGTTGACGCTCCTCCGGCAGTTCAGGGCAACACCAGCGGTAACGTGATGCGTGAAGCTACTCTCGAAACTGGCGCTAAGGTGATGATTCCGCTCTTCATCGAAAACAACACCAAGATCCGCGTGGATACCCGCGACGGTTCTTACCTTGAACGCGCTAAATAA